From the genome of Pelosinus fermentans DSM 17108:
CTAAGAGTTTATTCTTAAGTGAGAAGACGGTCAAGAATCATCTTACGAATATATTCCGCAAGATCAGCGTAAATGATCGTACCCAGGCTGTGCTGTATGCTATAAAGCATAAACTTGTAATCTTAGAGTAAATCACCTTTCATAGCATTTTGCATATCATATCCTATCCCATGATAAAGGGGGTAGGATATTTTGTTTTTTTCCTATACAGCGAGTGTAATTTTGTTGTCCCTGGCTATGTATGGAATGTGGTATTGTATTCGTGATCTGTGGAAATGGTGGTTGGAGCCTCGTTTCGTGTCAGTTCCAAGCTGCAGCTTTTTAATTGTGGTAAGAAATTTAGATTACAGAGTGGAAGATCTGCTGCGTTATTTGGCCCAGGAAATTGAACGGGCAGAGGTAGATTGTGACATTGTCGTAGTAGATGTGAGCTCGGATGATTTTACTGCACTGATTTTAGAACGATTGGTCGGAGATATCCCGATTATGAAAGTGGTAATGTTTTCGGAGGAAATAAGACCGGTAAGTGATGCCATTGCCCTGTGCCGCGGCAGTGTAGTTCACGTCATGGACCTGGCACATCGCATGAGCATCGATGATTTTATGGTTGCCGTATGTGGCCTATTGCGTCAAGATTATCAAGACGTCATGCTCAAAAGAGCAGCGAGGTGAATGAGATTTACTGGAGACGATGGTTTAACCGCAGAGGCGCAGAGAACACAGAGAAAATATTTTAGTTAGTATATTACATATCCCCTCTCAGTGCCCTCTGTGTTCTCTGCGGTTAAAAATTCCTTCGTGTTCTTCGCCTTTTTCGCATCTTCGCGTTTAAACGTATTTTTATTCTTTCCCATTTTTCAACACCAAAATATCATAAATAATCTCCACAAGTTTCTGGGCAATGGGCATGAGATTGGGATGAGAATCCGATGACTGGGCGGTACAAGACATTGCTAGTTTGGCAGATTGCAAATGTTTTTTTACCGTAGTTGAGGTCCAATATACAGGAATGTCTGTATTTCCAGTTAGTGTTATGACCGCTTGATATGAAGTAAGATTTTTTTCAGCCACACCCATTACGGCATGATAATTAATATAGCCCGTACTCGTATCGCCTGCTACTTTGGGAATCCTTGTTTTCATAGGACACAGGACAAGTCCGGGAGCAATGGGCAGCGGCTGCAAAATCCTTTGACCGGTGGCAAGGATCGTGTGCTGTCTTAAGGCTGTAAGATCCATAGCGCGGCTATGGGCTAAACGTCGCAAGACGGTACGAATGGAAGCAGCAGTAGAAGTTTGTTTGCCGTCTGTCGTAATAATAGTAGTAGTGTCACCTTCCGAAGTATAATGGGGAAGAATGGCAGCAATATGATTAAAAATAGGTAATTTTTTTAACATAGGAACTCCTTATTATCGAACGTGTGTTCGATTTTTATTTTTATAATAACAAAATTTAGGTGAAATAACAAGAGTTTTACTGCAATGTTTTTTTGTATAGACAGCCCTATTATTTCACATACTTTAATAATATGAAGTGAATAAGGGGGAAATCCGATTGTTAAATGAGCGGGTTGATCATGGAGAAAGCAGTTATAAATGCACCCGATGCGGCGGGGTGTTTGGCTCTCATGATGAGAACATTGTACGCTGCCCTTTTTGCGACATGGTGTGTGATGAGGTGAAATGTCGCGTAATTGAAAGTAGTTATGAAGAATATTAATAAAAGTACAAAAGAATACAAGGAAAATCATGGGGCACGTCGAAAGGATAATCAAACAGACCCTTGGCTTACATGCGGCTTTTGGGAATTGTGGCGAAGGGTCTATTGTTAATTTTGGATAAGGAGTTGATGAATGATGGCTTATAGCAAAACGGAAAACAAAGATGAAAGTGGAAAAGATGCTGGCTTAGAGCAGGTAATCATTTGGCTGCGTGAAGATTTAATCGGAGAATTGGAAGCGATTAATCAGTATCAGGCTCACATTGACAGGATTGATAATGAGGAAGTTAGAGAACTGTTAGAGCATATTCGGGATGATGAAAAAGAGCATGTCGCAGAGATTACTCATCTCTTAGCCCGGATTGATGTCATTCAGCGGGAAAAATTCGCCGAGGATCACACTATGGCGCAAGAAGATCGTGTAGTAAGCGGATCTTCAAGCGATGCAGATGAGAAAGTTGCAACCATCGGTAATCTTTTCGGTAAAAAATAGGTTGAAAAGGGAGGAGAGATAGTATGGATATTTTAGATCGGGATTCAGCACCCTTGACGGAGACAGAATGGTCAAAGGTTGATGAGGCAGTTGTGAATACGGCCCGTCGCATGTTGGTAGGCAGAAGAGTGATTGAAGTGTTAGGGCCTATGGGTCCTGGAGTATATACGATTCCATATTCAATTTTTAGCGGCACTTCATCTACTGGCATTGATATGGTGGGAGAGCAGGAAGATTTTATCGTAGCCCCTAGTTCTCGTGCGACTACGAGTGTACCGATGCTCTATAAAGATTTTAGAATTATGTGGCGGGATGTAGAAGCCGATCGTCATATGGGATTGCCTCTTGATGTGAGCACTGCTGCGGTAGCTGCGAATTATGTAGCGGTTCAGGAAGATAATTTAATTTTCAATGGCAACAAAGAGCTCGGTCAGGTCGGATTGCTGAATGTACAGGGACGCAAAACTGTAAAGATCAGCAACTGGGATGAACCAGGCAGTGCTTTG
Proteins encoded in this window:
- a CDS encoding demethoxyubiquinone hydroxylase family protein; the protein is MAYSKTENKDESGKDAGLEQVIIWLREDLIGELEAINQYQAHIDRIDNEEVRELLEHIRDDEKEHVAEITHLLARIDVIQREKFAEDHTMAQEDRVVSGSSSDADEKVATIGNLFGKK
- a CDS encoding family 1 encapsulin nanocompartment shell protein, which codes for MDILDRDSAPLTETEWSKVDEAVVNTARRMLVGRRVIEVLGPMGPGVYTIPYSIFSGTSSTGIDMVGEQEDFIVAPSSRATTSVPMLYKDFRIMWRDVEADRHMGLPLDVSTAAVAANYVAVQEDNLIFNGNKELGQVGLLNVQGRKTVKISNWDEPGSALADAVKAVSALSEAGHYGPYAMVVSPLLFGRMVRVYGNTGMLELDQVKALITGGVYYSNTISGNKAVVLATGGHNVNLAVGQDMTTSYMGAANMNHTFRVLETAALLVRRPDAICTIE